Genomic DNA from Caloenas nicobarica isolate bCalNic1 chromosome 3, bCalNic1.hap1, whole genome shotgun sequence:
TTTGATGTGGTTAGGGCTTGGATCTCTCAGTTAGAGCATAGTATCTCATTATCTGGGAGTGTGTGTTAAGCCTCATCTGTATGAGAAACGAAGATTAGTAATCCTCTGCAGTAAGTATTACATTTGCCTGTGACACTGCAGCAGTCTCTTTGGTTATATTTGAATGACTTGTAAAGGCAGAGGCTCCTGCTTGATATTTTCAGCTGTGGGAGTGAGCTGGAGCTTGTGTTTATGTAACGCAAATACTGTTTATGCAGTTCATATTTCAAATACCTGTAGCTGGTCATGCTTCAGTTTCTGCTGAGCCATTTTCTCAGGGTGTGGTTTTGCTACTGATAGAAACCAGTGAGATTGTGGTGCTGACATTATTGATGCTTCTCCCCTTGTTCTCCTGGTTCCTGCATTATGCTTGTGCAAGGaaagctgcaggagctgcttgGCAGGAGGGAAGAACATTGTGTCATCTCAGTGACAGCCAGCGATGAGCTCTGCTTAGCTGTATCATCAAACTGCACCCTAAACGTGCCCCTACCAAATGCAGTACATTCAGTTTTCAGCTGAGTCAGGTAAGGTAGCTGCTGCGGTTCTGGAGTAAGGGCAGGCGCCAGGAAAGAGTAACCAgattgaaagaaaaggaagggaacCAGCAGGACCATCTCTGTCTCTAGAAGCACAGGTCCAGATAGACATATGCCAGTCTGTGAAACAAGTCTTTGAGGTGGACTTAGACATGCattctgttttgatttggtttgctatatttatttatttgtttgtttgtttgtttgtttatttatttatttaaaatgccagACTTCTAAAATGTGATCTGACAAGCCAGCTTAGAAGATACTCGTCATAAGGCCTTATTTCCAGCCTGTGTAGTCTGAATATTTTGGGAGTGGGATTTTGTGTTAGAAAGCAAGCTATTCATGCTTGGGATCTGTCTGGAATGAGTGGAAAGTTCACGTTAGGATTTCGGTCCCTTCCGTTCCAGGGTGAAGAGGCTGTATGACAGTCAGTTCTGCACATCTCGCTCACCAGCCAATGCATTGAGCTGTACCTGCCGTCATTCCCTCTGCTTGCAGGCAGGAGGGTTGAAGCCCAGGGGATGCCTTATGTCCAGAAGGCTGGGAGTCTAGAGCAGAAGACCAACCTCCTGTGTCCGCTTTGTGGGCACCAGATGCTCAGCAACATGCCTGCTGACACCATGAAGAGATTTGAAACTGAGAATGTGTCTGCTTTGTCCCATTTATATTAACTGGGCTAATGAAATAAGGCAGAGAAGTTCTCTTTAATCATGGCTATTTCAGAGTTCCTATTATTACTGCTACTTGAGTCATCTTACCTATAGTACAGTAGAAGTAATATTCATTTATCCTGTTTGGGTTAGATAAATCATTGGCTAGTGAGATTTTTGCAGTGTATTAGAGTATCTTGGTTAAAATAATGTAGAATAGTGAAATGCTGCTGCCATTTAGTAATGCAGAGACCACATGATATGTTCTTCTGGTTCAGCAGCTGTCAGTAGGCAAGCCTTTCTAGTGCAGAAGATGTTCCGAAAACGAGTTCAAGAAGCATAGAGAGggtaaaaagaaggaaattgtGACCTTTTGAAAGTGCTGAGAACCTTCCAGGGAATTCTGCATAGAGGATGAGATCTGATTTTGCTAAACTTCTTCTCTAGTCTGGATATGATTTATGACAATAAAATCCTGATTTTGATATTTTCCTGTTAAATGAGCAATAAGATTTCTCTTGTTACCAGAGATTACAGATCAGGTTAGCTGCAAAATCTATTTCTCTCACATATTAGTTGTGTGGGGAACAGAAATCTTGTAACAGAAGAGTTTTCAGTCTGGCTAAAGATATAAAAAGTGGCTGAAAGCTGGAAGTGAGGTGAATTCTCAACAGAagcaagcaaatattttaagtgaagGGAGTTAATTAACTGTGAGAACAATTTACAAAGACTAGCAGATTGTCTGTTATTATCAGTTCAGGAATGgagctttgggggaaaaaaaatccagagaaacTCTTTACTCCTAAGAGGAATTAATTCAGGGATGCTGAAGGTCAGAACAGATAATCCCAGTGGTCTCACCTGGCCAGGTCTTTGACgtattttatttctccaaagCAGTCTGAAAGTGTATCCTCCTGTTACCTGTTGCAAATCAgtataaagaaatgaaaactagGGCAGAAAGACAGGATACTTCAGCTGTGATAGACTTTCTCTATAAACTGAGCTACTGAATAAGTTATTAACTCATCTTAGCAGTTTTTTTATACCAAAATGAACATCctatttttgctgccttttaatCCTAATAAGGAGACCAGCATTACATACTGGGATAAAATGGAGATgcctctggggtttttttcctgtcttactTTTGTGAATAGAAATGTAGATTAACAGTAAAACCAAACCCAGAGAAACGATGTTCAGAAAACAGTCACCCTGCTTAAAATATGGGAGATAAACATCAAATTATAATAGTAGGCTATTATAATAGCTCTATCAGAGTTTTCTTCACAGCATTAAAGATAGATTAGGATAATATTATGTAAAGattttcctctgaaacatcACGATGGATATAGATTTTGATGGTGTATCTTGCAGTGTCATCTGGTGTGCTGAAatgtattaaaaccaaaacattttgataCTAAAGCAATCCATCCTGTAGGAATACAGATGCTTTCCCAAAGTGGTGTGTGAATAGCCACAAACCAAGTTTTTCTGAACGTGGTATCTCTGACTATAAGAATACTCTTTTCAGGTTCCTCTCAGTTGCATCACACTCTGGAAACCTTGGGAGCAGCAAGGTACAAGGCTGAATTTCACAAAGAGGACTGAAGTATCCATCTGCATAGTTTATCAAAtgagaatgtatttttctctgctgggcTGTTGACAGGAGCTCCCATCCTCTGCACAGGCTAGTGAGGAAGGGAGAACCAATGCTGCTCTTTGTGCCGTGTTGTCTTTGGTCAGTGTTTCATGTGGTCAAACGCTGGAAGGTTTTAGAGCTCGGAGTAACCACAGATGAGATGCAGGCGGGATTGTGAGGCTGACGCACTCCTGCGGCACAGATCCAGTTGGAGAGCATGACAAAGGTCCTGTGGTTTTCTTGGGGAATAATCAGCTGGCTTCTGTTGTGGCAGATGCTCTGAGCATCTATCTTAAACAACAAGGCATAATTTAATAGGATTTTAAATGTAACTAATGCTCTTGTTTCAGTTGACAGGCTTGAATCAAATCACTTGCGGGAGGAGAAGATGCTACTTTTTTGGCTAAAAATGTTCGGGTATTTGTTTACGTTTATACAGCTGGCACATCCACAACTGATAATCCATGCAGATGTCATGTGGAGAATTGCAAGGCTTCtggctaaaaaaaccccaccacaattTATTTCACTTCAACATATTAATtagttttataaaaaaataaaaaggagatatTAAGAAATATGGCTTTGTGGGAGAATCCTCATGGTGTGAACGGTAAAATATTAGGGATCTGGTTAAATCTAATTTGCAGTTAAACTTGTTCCCAGTGTACAGACAGCAGCTGAGGATGGGAACAGGTAGATACCTGTGTACTGGTCCGTGGCCTGGGCCTGAGCACCGGAGCGCTCCAGGGCTGTGACACCGTTAGCAGCATGGTTGGTGGCACAGACAGCTTTGGCCAGGGCTGACTTACAGTCTCGCAAGCAGTTTATGGCCGTGATTGAGATGTTACAACGTGCCAGGGATCATTCCCAGTGTACAGTTCGCAAGCAGCTGCTCTGAGAGGCTGCAGGTTTAATAGGCTTGGCCAGATGATGCCATTTGGCCTCAGGGCCAGGGGGCTGGCCCAGGCACTATGTAGTTTGCTCGTTGCTCTGACCAGTATAGGAGGGAATTCATGTTGGTTTTAGCAGTGTGACAGTATAAGGAAATGAACTCTCCCACACATCATTTtagatgtttcttttctgtttgaacaAATACTTAATATTCATGTTAGGTaaatctctgtctctctcttttgggtctctcttgcagcttttttttggtaaaagagagaggaaaatatttttgtctttcacttCTGCATTGACAACAGGATTTGTCTTTGCAATTTTTAGGAAGATAATAAAAGGCATGTTGTGTTCAGTACCAGCAGTGATGGTGATGAGgtaattttgctgttgttgatAATGTATTATTTGCACACAATTTTAGGAGCTGCCTTCTGTATGAATAAGTGATCCTTTCACATACGCCTAAAAAATCCCACCAGTATatgtaagaaaaggaaaaagaataagatACTGAGACACAAACTTACTACACAGCCCACTTCTTACGAAAGGCAGTAATCAGTTAAGAGCTTTATCTTTGCAGTTTCTTGGGATGGCTAGCCTCTTATTTCAATGAAATCATGATTCCATCAGCATTAGCTCCAAAAGTTATCTATTTTTGTGGTGGATTTAGATAGACAGACTGGGTTGTGTGACAAGAACAACTAGCATATGCAgtttaaaaatcctttaattTCCAAATAGTATCTAGGTCATATGATACCCACAGGCATGATTCATCCACCTGGGCTTTATGCCAGTCAGCAACTGCGTGGATCTGACACTTCAGGAATACTGTAAAATtattaaagctgtatttttttcttcaaataatgCTGTTGACGATAGCTGTGAAAAATACAACTTATAATGTAtaattcctttctgaaaaaaaaattatttcattaagtaGATGCAAAAAGAACAGTCTGGAATGCAAAGCAGACCTAGCTGAATTAGCCTAGGTAGCTTTCCTCAGCCCTGCAGACTTTCATTTCAAAGGTTGCTATTATATCTTGAGATGAAGTCTTGTTTGAGGCACAAGTCGTCTTCACCTGAGTATATGGAAGCCCAGCGAGCTGTTAAGGGTTGATCTTAGTCAGCTGCAATAAGCTAAGAACTGCCAGTGTCCTGCCTGTGTTAGGCTTTTGTATAAAGATGATAATCTCTTGGAAGGGTAGAAACCCCATACGTTTAGTACAAAgctcatgctttcttttttttttttttttttgcaatgaagTTAATTTTCAAGAGACAAGATCACACTTATTTTTAGGCATGTGTATTATGCAGACAGACACTCCTAATTAAAGATTCAACAAGGCTTGCTCAGGGAACTgtcaagctgcattttaaaagatgtgtaggtgtctaggaaaacaaaaatgtgtgtagctggggtggttttttttcagatgtactGGCATGTTTATCTCAATGAACACTTATAGGAGTAGATTCTTCTGGAACTTGCCAGTTTGCTTACCTTGCATTTCTAGATGCCTGTATACTTCAAAAAATGTAGCCCCTAGTGACTGAAAACCAGCTGCCTCTTTTAACTCCTGTTTCTGAAAAGTCCCATACagtattggttttttttttttttttaagcatctttAGAGAGTAAAGGCTGAAATTTTCACAGCTGAACTAAAGACACTGCCTTCTAGAAATGAGGTGAAGGATAACCTTTGGCAACCTGTAGAGAAATGGTAGTGTTTAACTCCTATGaacttaaaactgaaaaaaaaataattctccttTGTCTTCCTGAGTTTGTGACTTCCCATCCCAtgaaagggagaggaggaatGTTCTCAGGGTTGTAAGCATGTCTGGGTTATGGTGGGCTTGCTCTGagtattgtttttgttttctttctttcatctaGATAAAGAAGAGGCAGCAAGATGTGGTGAGGTTTCTGGAAGCCAACCGCATAGAGTTTGAAGAAGTGGATATCACAATGTCAGAGGAGAAAAGACAATGgatgtataaaaatattcctgagGATAGGCAGCCCGCACAAGGCAACCCACTGCCACCACAGATATTCAGCGATGATCGGTACTGTGGAGTAAGTAGCTGTTATCGTTGTCAACAGGCAATATACTAGTATACCCTGCTGGCCATTTAAAAGCCTGGGACTTGCTGTTGAGCCTTCTTTAGTAGTATCTGAATTATTGGTGACAGTTTGGGACAATAGGATCAGGTAACAATCATACAGTGAAAATTCAGATCGTTCATCTGTAAATCCTGAGGTTGTCTTCAGCTAGTGGTTTCCCTCCAGGAATGTAGGAATTTGTAATGTCACACGCTTTATGTTCAACCTGTTGATGGTAAAGTCCCTCACGACACCACTATATGCTGGGGATTTATGCTTTCCTTGCTACTTGGGTCTAGTACAAGCATAAAAATTCAGAAGGAAATCTTTGGCACAGTAAATGAGAACATCGGCTAAATTGAGTTATATTGTCATTGTAATTGAGCTCCTTCTCTGCTGTTGTCATAGTGTAAATCTCATTTATGCTCCGAGAGCCTTTATGCAATCAGAGCCTCTAGGataaattaaaactatttgCTGTTtgaatcgtagaatagttttattttcccctAAAGCAAAACAGCTTGAGACTTGTCTTCTTCTGCCGAAAGACTGTGAAGCATGAGAGCCTGTGAATCTGACAACAGACTGATGGATGGACTGTTTTCTTTGGTGGTGGAGACTGCAATAAATTCCCCATCCGCAAGTGCAAGCTGAAGTGGTAGCCTTTGATATGTTAAGAATGGCACCATatgaatattttacttttctgcttaACGAGCCTGGTACACTGCAGCTCTGAGTCTTGGGCACTGTTGTAGTCTAGGAGAATCTTCCCAGAACTTTTACttacctttgaaaaaaatattgtaaaaagaCCGCAGCTGGGCCCTCTTTGCCTTGCTGCATCTTTTCATACTTCAGCCGTGTGACTTGTACATCCTTTAGCAGGCAGGTTTGAGGTACCTGTTAGACTGGCTGGTGGGAGAAAGGAAGGTTTGGTGTGGCACCCTGGCTGCATCAGGAACTGACTGGGTAAGGTTTGTCTGTGAATTCAGTAGGAGAATGAAATGGGGAAGAGAGTCTCTGTGGTTATAATAGCTGGACCAGAGCAAATGTGGCTATTGTGTGGGTTTCTGACTACAATGTGGTGAAGATACATCCAAGCTGCTTCTTAGTCCCTGCCAGACTCAACAGTGCTGTGATGAAGCTGGTTCTGGCTGAGGGATCGTTCAGATCTGCTGAAAACCTGTCAATTTCAGTGTGATTGTTAGCGTACTGTAGGAAGTGCATAAGAAGTGATTTTTGATCCTCTGCAACAAACGGATTTGGTATGATGCAGCAGCTAACTGGCTCCTTGAAGAGAGGTATTTAACATCCCTCCTGTGTGCTTTGTATTGGCCTTACTTGTTTACCTCAGCAGTATAACTCATATTTTCCTACTTTCAGTtaagaaatgtcttttaaagaaatgtagcTGGGACATGTAAGGGATTTTGACCCTCATTTATGGAGCAGCCCCTCACTTGCAAATAACAACATTTGCATTGTTCTGTGTGATACAGCTGTTGTTTCTTACCCTTTCAGCTCATTCAGGATGTTTTAACCTAGTCTTAGAAATTGCTTTTTGGAATTAACAAGGAAGAAGAAGTCATGCAACATGTGAGATGATCTCATTAATCTCTCTGCTCAGCTGATAGCTGTTTTGGTTGAGCAGAGTTAATCTTATTACTAGACCTCACTGTCTGCATCAATATCTTTAAAGAGCAAACATGCTTTgaaagaaactgtattttcttggATATAGGAAGAAGTATGTGCATGATTTCTGACATCCATCAGTTAGCCTGCTGCATTAGTTAATGAAGTTCTTAGGTAATAAAGTGGAGGCAAAACATTAGGCAGGAGGCAAAGGAGCTCAGTGCTGGGAAGAGGGTTAAAATATCACAATTAGATTAAGTCAGCAGACATTGCACATCTTGTCTCTCTTTGTCATTTCCACAGTGAGTGGTTTATCTTGAcataaataactttaaaaaaatcactattaaataacttaaactgaaaaaataccCACTGAGTTTTCTGTTAGTTGAGTTAGTGAAAATTGTGGCTCATCATTCTGGATTTGTGTCCAGGCAATTTCTAATCCAATTTGCTTTATtaacaaatactgtttttcttcctgccagTTCTACAGTCTCACCAAGAAACTGTGTATGTACTTATTCTGACTTATACGTTGTTACTGACAATACGGACTGACTGACAACACAAGCCGGTCAAATCCATTGCTCTTCCTCTAAAAGTGTGAGGGCTAGACAAGGCCAAGCAAAATAGGTACACTTTTGATTTTGTTCAGGTTACTTCAACAGAGGTTCACAAGCGTATGGTGTACAAGCCATGACTCAGTGTCATATTCATAGCCatactgttttttctgtgttagtAAAAGCATTAATAGTTTTAtgtttgattggttttgtttggtttgttttgggtttttttccccttctaattttctgttTAGTGGAAAACTCAGCAATGCACACAGAGTATTATCTCAGACTAGATTTTTCTGGCTAGGACATTACCATTTGAAATAATCACTTTTCAGAATGTAGCTGCAATATAGAGGAAGTTTGTCTGCATTGTTTTTGGTAAGGATCCAAAATGGATTGGTGTCAGCCATTTGAACATGTGATAGCTGGTGCAAGAGGGGAGAAAAGTACAAAAAGGCAACCAGTGCTTACTGGTTCACAAAGCATCTTGTACCACAGGGAGTGAGGTCCTTTTGGTACCAACAGACAAACTCCATGTTTTGAAGTGTGAGCAAGACCTTGAAATTTTTTGAAGTCAATGTAGTTGCAAATAAGATCATTAATCGATCTCCTTTTCTCAGTCTTCTGAGATGCACTCCCCAATTTTCCAGTAACACATTCTGCTAATGGATTTCCAAATCAAGTACTCAGCAAGaaccatttttatttcctgtgaaCAAGATAAGAGCTGTGAGCACACTAGAACACAAATAATTTTACTGATAATCCAGTGCTGTGTCATAGCACTGACACTATGataatatacatatttttattattatgctGTTTCATCTTAGTGACATCACAATAGCATCGTGTGTTAGAAAAGAATCTACATTTCAGACAAATCAGACACATGAACCCACTCTTCTAATTTACAGTAGTGCAAACCTAAATTTACTACAGTTATCTTGCTCCAGTTAGTGCTGTGTAAGAGTAAGGAAATGTTAGTGCCTAGTGCATGTTCCAAGAGGGAACTTCTGCACTTTGCCCAAAGAAAAGTGGAGATAATttggaaaagattaaaaaaaaaaaaaaaagacaagtagaGCCTTAATAGGAGCTGGTGGGTTGGGTTGTTGGACATGGAAACCAGTTGTGTCTTGCCCGGTTCTTTACAAGGCTCATCCTCAGTTAGTTTTAGTGACTCCTGCTGTAGTACTTTGACATGCAGCTATGACATACAACTCAAATAATGGATTCTTTTCCCTCAGGGTTAAATCTCTTTAAGGTACACACCGTGTTTCCCCATCTTCCTACACTACCCAAGTGTATCTTGGCTCTTGAGTAAAAGGAACCCTACAAAGGGATTTGCCTTTTCCTGAGGGCAGAACATCCCACACTGTCTTTCCCAGTCACTGTTCTCCACAGCAGAAAGGCTTTACCCACTTGACTTGTTTGATCATGGCACAAGTTTTTCATTCATGGATAACCTGTTCAATGGCTTCAGTTGTCAGGTCCACTCCTCAATCATGAGTCCATCTATACATTGCATCTCTTCCTAGGTGTCCTGATGTGTCATGGGCCCGCTGAGCTATGAATAGCTCACACGTTCCCAGTCTAGGTCCACCTTAGCCAGTTCAGTTCTGGCAGCCTGGTCTACCTACTTGTTGTTTCCATGTTCTTCAGTGGCACGGAGCTTGGCCATGTGAGTATCTACATAATGTACTTCTACAATGAGGTtctagagagagtgcagagaagggtgatgaagctggtgaggggcctggagcgcaagtcttatgaggagtgattgagggaactggggctgtttagcctggagaaaaggaggctgaggggagaccttatcactgtctacaactacctgaaaggaggttgtagcatggagggtgttggtctcttctcccaagtagcgagtgataggatgagaggaaatggcctcaagttgcaccaggggaggtttagattgggtattaggaaaaaattgttcacagaaagggttgtcaggcattggaacagtctgcccaaggaagtggtgaagtcaccatccctggaggtgtttaaaaggcatttggacaaggttcttagggacgtggtttagtgctagagttaggttatgggtggactctatgatcctgagggtctcttcgaacctaaatgattctgtgattctactcGGGCAGCAATGGCTTGCCACGACACAGCCTGGATGGGATTATCTCTGGGCTGCCAGTTAGTCAGCTTCTGTTGCTGTAGCCACCCCGACAGGGCATGTGCTAGCATCTCTGAGTCAGCACAGAGACAGATCACTGGccacttttctctttcagtaatGTCTAGGGCCAGCTGGATGACTTTCACTTCTGCAGACTGACTCAATCCACCTTTGCCTGTGACAGTTTCTGTGTCTTGTCTTGTGGGaccccacacagcagctttccacttCTGATGTTTTCCCACAATATGACAGAACTCGTCAGTAAATGGAGtgtattgtttttcattttctggtaATTTATTATACAGTAGGGCATCTTAGGCATGCGTCACCTTCTTGGGTGACACTTTGAAATGTCTGCCTTCTGGCCAGTCCATGATCTCTTCTTCCTGCTGTCCCTCAGGAGGAGCTTCTGTCTCTTTTACTAACTGGGTCAACCTATGCTTCCATTGTTTCTTCTTGACTGTAGGAACAGCTGTTGTCATTGAGTGCTGGATTTCCGATTTATCCACAGTGTCTGTTTGTGTGCCCTCTAGATCTGAAGACCCCCAGAGTATCCATTTGTGTGTCCTTAGATCCAGAGAACCTCTCATTCCTTTGAGCATAGGCATAGGCCTACCCTAAGCCCCAACACATTGCTGGAAGTTGTGTCTTTATGGTATATGCAAAGTACCCTTCCTTCAAATGGTCTGCCAACTCAACAGGATTCCACGTCTGTTCAGGAATGAAGTCCCAAACCATCGGAGGTGAAAACAGCTCTAGGCACCTGCCCAAATTCTCCCACCCACCTTGCCACCTGTGCGTTGGTTGCCTCAGGGCATGTTCCTGTGTGGCATTCCCAGCTGGCTGGTTAACCTTAAGAAAAGCCAAAATCACTGTCACTGCTCACACCAATACAACCTTCTGGATACATTGACATCTTCAAGAAACTGAAGGGCCATTGCAACAAGGGTGGAAACCTCTGTCctggaagagaagaggaagatgcCATTCTTCATTTCCTCCACAAAGTGGCTCCcggaggagcagaggagaaagacATAGTTGCTAATTGTCTCCATGAGATGGTTTCCAGAATACTGGCATGGCATCAGT
This window encodes:
- the SH3BGRL2 gene encoding SH3 domain-binding glutamic acid-rich-like protein 2 translates to MVIRVFVASSSGSVAIKKRQQDVVRFLEANRIEFEEVDITMSEEKRQWMYKNIPEDRQPAQGNPLPPQIFSDDRYCGDYDGFFESKESNTVFSFLGLKPTLTSKESEP